Below is a window of Oreochromis aureus strain Israel breed Guangdong linkage group 4, ZZ_aureus, whole genome shotgun sequence DNA.
AAATTCCCATGTCGTATTTTTAGCCAATCCCTGGCGTTTTTGGTCGTAAACACAAACTTCCATCAGGCACTGCGGCTTAAGCCCGAACTCGTTTCCGCATCTGCGCAGTGCGGAACTGACGACACGTTGGGGCGAAAAGCATGGCGGACGAGGAGATCGTGAAGCCAAACACAGACGAAACGCTCGAAGGTTCGAGCAGCGATGAGGGAAGCGATCACGGTGATGGCGGAGAAAACGACGAGACGGTGAAGAGCTTCAAGGATCTGGTAGGTTTGCTTCAGTGAGCGAAGGAAAGGAACGTTTCAGGCACATTAACACGGAGAAACCACTGCTGTTCGAGTTAGCTACAACTCCGCTGTGTTATGTAAACCTCATTTTATCCTTTTAAATATGAATGGAATATGTCTGTGAGAGGGTGTACGGCGCTAGTACACCATTATCATCGTGTTACAAAGATTTCTACCTTTTGTCTGCTTCCGACAGGGTGTTACTGAGGTTCTCTGTGAGGCTTGTGATCAGCTGGGATGGAAGAGCCCCACGAAGATCCAGATAGAAGCTATACCGGTGGCTCTGCAAGGTGAGAAATCACGCTTACCTCTTTCTGTCAGTTTTACTCAAGTACATGATCACACGGAACAGAACCATACGCACATTTTTGGACATcgggaaaaaataaaacccttCTGGAATAACATTCTTTTCGCTCTGCGGGAAATATTCAGTTATGTAATTCCAACGATTGTTTCAGATCCTCTACTTGGATCATCTTAGAGGGCATTTGCATCCATGCTGTTTAAGTGCCCTAAGGTTTTAAATAATGAGCTATAGACAATTGGTGGTTTTTGTTGAGGAGATCCTTGTGATGGAAAAACTCACATACAGACTgataaagaaagaagaaaactttCTTCACTCACTAAACTTTCTTTTCTAACAAATGGTTATTATACAAAGTGAAGAAAGGACATGAGTAAACTGAATTATTAAAAGAGGCAGAATTACTCCGACACTACCAGCTCGGGAATGTTCAAATATAcatgaatttgtttttatatgtttgTGTATGGCTACTTTTCAGCTTTGTTTTGGCATGAGCTTAGCCACCATTTGTGCATCATTGTACTAGATCATCAAAAAAACAAGTTGAAGTAGCAATGACAGCAAATATCCTGTTAATCAGACATGATGGGCTAAATGCATGGGCCAAAGATTTGGAAACTGAAATCTCAGCAGAGGATTGGAAATCAGCTTGTGCTCAAATTCATACCGTGATTATACACTTCGTACCTGTACGTGTAACATATGAAACTTCTCCATGTTTAAATGTGAATCATTATGATTAAACATGGACAGAAGGTAAAGGAGCAACGCTTTGGTCTGAATCTCTAAAGGTTAAAGTGCGTAACATTTCTTGTGTGCTTGTGACCTGAAGGGAAGGATGTTATTGGCCTGGCGGAGACTGGTTCAGGAAAGACCGGTGCCTTTGCTCTGCCTATCCTCCAGTCACTGCTGGCCTCCCCCCAGAGGCTTCATACGCTTGTTCTCACCCCCACCAGAGAGTTGGCGTTTCAGATCTCTGAGCAGTTTGAGGCCCTTGGCTCCAGCATCGGCGTTAAGTGCGGTACGTGTCCTTGAAAGGTGGAGGTGAGGTGGCTCACAGTTATGCGGGAGGCTCTGTGCTCTAAATCGGTCTCTCTTCCGTTGCAGCCGTGATAGTCGGTGGAATTGACATGATGTCCCAGTCCCTGGTGTTAGCAAAAAAGCCGCACATCGTTATTGGTAAGACTTTACCTTTAAGGACGCTGCATATTTTTACACAGATGTTACGACAGTTGCAGTCACTTCACGCATCTGCTTATGTTCACCCACTGTTGTAATGTTTGTATCCTTTATAAACTGATTTTGATGATGCACTTTTAAGTaaaaaattagttttgttttttcacagccACGCCCGGTCGCTTGATCGACCACCTTGAGAACACAAAGGGCTTCTCTCTACGAGCGCTGAAGTTCCTGGTCatggatgaagcagacagaatcCTCAACATGGACTTTGAAACTGAGGTCAGTAGCTTCCTATTGGTAGGCGACTCACTGTAGCACCTCAGCCACATCCTCCTCAGTGTGCTGTTAAATGGCAGGCTCAAAGGTTATTAATGAAAGCATTTTAAAGTGAATGTGACAACCTTTGAGGCAGTTTAAATCCAAAAAGTTAAATTTACCTAGACTTCACATTACTAGCTGCAAACGGGTAAAAACACAagttgactttttaaaaaaaaattttgatGGTGGAGCATTTTGAAAGATTACAAATAGCGGATAGGCTGAGCTTTATATTAAAAACCTGCTGGCTACGAGCTCCACACCTCTAATGCCTCAGGCTAAGTTTGTGCTTATGACGTGTCCATTTGTGAAGCTCTTTGGCTTTAAAGAGAGAAGATTTTTGAGATTTTAACCTGTACAAATTTCAAGAAGCATGCAGCCCATGTAGACTATCATTTTTATAagtataatttttatttttttttaaccaggtgGATAAAATCTTGAAGGTGATCCCAAGAGAAAGACGCACTTTCTTGTTCTCAGCTACCATGACCAAAAAGGTATCTTTGTGTTCAGCTATAGATGACGGAGAATGTTAGTCGCGTTGCTTTCAGCCGTACTTGTCCTGCACATTATGGGGGACAGTAATAAGCACCTGCCAGAGTAGCCTTTGCCTGACCTTCTGTCATATGTTTACAGGTCCAGAAACTAGAGAGAGCAGCTTTGAAAGATCCTGTGAAGTGCGCGGTGTCTACGAAATACTCCACAGT
It encodes the following:
- the ddx47 gene encoding probable ATP-dependent RNA helicase DDX47 — its product is MADEEIVKPNTDETLEGSSSDEGSDHGDGGENDETVKSFKDLGVTEVLCEACDQLGWKSPTKIQIEAIPVALQGKDVIGLAETGSGKTGAFALPILQSLLASPQRLHTLVLTPTRELAFQISEQFEALGSSIGVKCAVIVGGIDMMSQSLVLAKKPHIVIATPGRLIDHLENTKGFSLRALKFLVMDEADRILNMDFETEVDKILKVIPRERRTFLFSATMTKKVQKLERAALKDPVKCAVSTKYSTVDKLQQYYIFIPSKYKDCYLVSILNELAGNSFIIFCSTCNTAQRVALLLRNLGITAIPLHGQMSQNKRLGALNKFKSKSRSVLLATDVASRGLDIPHVDCVINYDIPTHSKDYIHRVGRTARAGRSGKSITFVTQYDVELFQRIETLIGKKLPAFPTQEEEVMMLVERVSEAQRFAKIEMKEQGDKRKRPKRGDGDDDDTEQATGVRKKVKGGGGGGGGGGGKKRGGGAWRGGR